The genomic region ATATCGCTTACTATGACCAGCGCAAACATACGGGCGTACTTCGTAATATAATGCTGCGCTGCGGTAAAAACACCGGTGATCAAATGGTTGTTTTAATCGCCGCTAATGACAGTTTTAATACGGACGGTTTTGTTAAGGCTGTTGAAAGCGTGTTGCCTAAAGCTAATATTTTGCTTGCTGTTAACGACGGTCTTGCCGATGTCGCAAAAACGCAAAACGCCAAAGTTTTAAAAGGGCAAAGCGCAATAAAAGAAACAATTAAATTAAGCGATACCGAACCTGTTTTTACATTATCCGCCCAATCATTTTTTCAAACAAACACTTTCGCCGCGCAGTTAATGTACCAAAGAGTGCGTGACATAATTAAAAAAATATCACCTAAAATAATTTACGATTTTTACGGCGGAGCGGGCAGCTTTAGCTTAACCTGCGCCGATTTAGTTGAAAAAAGTTTTTGCATAGAATCAGTGCCCGAGGCTGTTGCCGACGGCGCGGAAAACGCCAAACTAAATAAAATAGAAAATGTTTCTTTTGTGTGCGATAAGGTTGAGGATTATGTAAAGAAAAACAAATTAAGCACGCGCGATTCTTTAATTATTTTAGACCCGCCCCGGGGCGGAATGCATCCCGCGGCGGAACAGGCTGTGGCGGGTTCGGGCGTGCCTTATATAGTTTATATTTCGTGTAATCCCGTTACGCTTGCAAGGGATTTAGAGGCTATTACAAAAAACTATAATATTAAAAATATTGAAGCTTTTGATTTTTTCCCCAACACAAAACATATTGAAACTTTAGTAGAGTTAGAACTTAAATGAGTATAGATTATCTTTTACAATCGCTTAACCCGATGCAGCAGGAGGCCGTTTTACACCAAAACGGGCCGTGTCTTATTATAGCCGGCGCGGGCACGGGCAAAACCAAAACTTTAACGACAAGGATAGCCGCTTTAATAGAAAACGGCGTAAACCCTAACCGCATACTTGCCGTTACTTTTACAAATAAAGCCGCCGCGCAAATGCGTGAACGCGTGGAAGCGCTTGCCCCCGGGCAAAGCGGCAGAGTTTGGATACACACTTTTCACAGCTTCGGTGTGCGTCTGCTCAGGCAAAACGCGCATTTGTTAAAACTTACCAAAGACTTTGCTATTTATGATGAAAGCGAACAGAAAAAAATAATAACTTTAGTTTTGCAGGAAATGGGCCAAAAGGACGCTAAAAAAGAAATTAACCAATATATTTCTTTAATATCGCGCGCTAAAGACGATATGATTGACCCTGAAAGTTTTGCCATTTCCGCTTTGGCTTCCAATATTGATTTTAAAATACGCGCGGCGGAAGTCTACAAAAGATATCAAAATAAATTAAACGCCGCAGGCGCTTTGGATTTTGGCGATTTGCTTGTTAAAACGGCCGAGCTTCTTAAAAATAATGAAGACGTGCGCGAGTATTACCAAAACATCTTCCAGCACATTTTAGTTGACGAGTACCAAGACACCAACCATACGCAGTATATTATTACCCGCACGCTTGCTTATAAGCACCGCAATCTTTGCGTGGTGGGCGATCCGGACCAAAGCATTTACTCCTGGCGCGGCGCGAATATAAGAAATATTTTAGAATTTGAAAAAGATTTCCCCGACGCTAAAATAATAACGCTTGAGCAAAATTACCGCTCCACCCAAATTATTTTAGACAGTTCCAATAAACTTATTAAAAAAAATAAAAAACGTAAAGACAAAAGCTTGTATTCCAATAAAACATCGGGCGAGCCTATTGAAGTGCGGGAACTTCTTACCGAAGGGGAAGAAGCCAGATGGACGGCGCAAAATATAGCTAATTTAATTGAAGATGGCGCAAGTTTAAATGATATCGCCGTTTTTTACCGTACAAACGCGCAGTCAAGAAATTTTGAAGACAATTTTAGAAAATACCAGCTGCCTTACCGTCTTATCGGCGCGGTAAGGTTTTATGACCGCAGGGAAATTAAAGATATTTTAGGGTACGCGCGCGTTTTGGTTAATCCGCTTGATACCGTGAGTTTGTTGCGTATTTTAAACACGCCTAAAAGAGGCATAGGTAAAACAGCGGAGGAAAAGTTTTTAGAATACGCCAACCTGCATAATATTTCGCTTTACCAGGCTTTGCAAAGAAGCGCTTTTGTTGAAGGCCTTACGCCTACCGCAAGGCGCGCGGCGCAGGAATTTATTAATTTAATGGATACTTTAAGGTTAGAACTTAAAGTAACAAGCCCCACGGATATCGTTAATAAAATTTTAACGCTTTCTGGTTATTGGAAAGCTGTTGAAGACGAAGTAGAAAAAGATTTGGAAGCCGGCGCCAGGTTAGACAACTTACAAGAACTTGTTAACGCTGTAAAAGAGTATGAGGAACGAATGGCAAGAACGGAGAGAGAGGCGTCCCTTTCTGATTTTGTGCAGGAAATTTCCTTAATTACCGGAGCTGACGAAAAGCAGGATTCTTCCGCCGGAGCGGTTACTTTAATGACTGTGCATTTGGCAAAAGGGTTGGAGTTTCCCGTGGTGTTTGTAAGCGGGTTGGAAGAAGGCCTTTTCCCTCTTTCAAGTAAAGACGATGACGACCTTGAGGAAGAACGCCGCCTTTGTTATGTTGCCATGACGCGCGCTAAAGACCGTTTGTTTATGACGTACACAAGCACACGCAGAATTTTCGGTAAAATGTACACAAATCTACCTTCCAGATTTTTATTTGAAAGCGGCCTTATTACGGAAGAGCAGGAAGGCCCCTTAAACCGCCAAAGCACGGTTATGCCAAATTACGGCGGGTATAAGACTAAGTACGGCTCCAAATACGGTGAAACGCAAAACAGGCCTTCTTTTAAACCTTTCTTCGCGGCTCCTAAAAAACAAAAAAAATATGATGAGCATGGTTATGAAATAGAAGAGCAGGAAGGGGATTACGGCGCGCCTATAGGCTGCGCGCCTTTAGGAATAGCCGGAGAAAACGAAGCTCCCGCGGTACACGTTTCGGCGCAAGGCCCAAGAACGGGGCAGCGTGTCAGGCACGGCGTTTTTGGCGACGGTAAAGTTATTGTAATAGCAGGCTCCGGTGAAGCGGCAAAAATAACCGTTATGTTTGCTAACGGAGTAAAAAGAACCTTCATGCTTAAATACGCGCCTTTACAGCTTTTATAAATAAAAGGCATAAAAAAATCCCTTACAATTATGTAAGGGATTTTTTTTATGAGAGTACGGAAAACCTTCTGCCAAAGCCGGGGGATGGATAGTCTCTTGATTTCACAATACCTCCGCCTTGCCGGTGTGGAGGTGTTGTTGAGTGAAACCCTAAAATGAAGTTTTGAAACAAAAAACCCCCTGGCGTGAGCCTGAGGAGTTTTATTTAAAAAATAAAAGACGGATAACCTGTCCCGCCCGCGCCGTCAGGCGTATTTTTACCTGTTAACGATTTGCATACTGATATGGCCTTTTCGTTGGTGGAAAGCGCCCTGCATTCTTTTATTGAAGGTCTTGCTGTAGATTTGGCGAAATAAGATACATACTGTAAAGCCCCGTCCTTGCTGGTCATTACCAAAGCGGCGTGTCCGTCACCGCGTATGTCAAAGTAATAAGAATAGTTGGCGTTGGAAGGAAGTTCAATATCAAGGTTGTTAACATCGTTTGTATAAGAGCCTTCGGCAAGATAATACCTTTCCTCTGCGTCCGTAACCGCCTTAACCATAATAAAAAGCTGGGTGTAGCGGCTTTTCATAACGGCTTTTTGGTATTGGGGCAGCGCTATAGCCGCCAAAATACCTATTATTAAAACCACAACAAGCAGTTCTATTAATGTAAATCCCTTCCTCATAACCGTACCCCTTTTTAATATTTGTTGACAAAAGATATTTATATTCTAACAAAATAATTTTTAAAAAATAAATAAAAAAACCGCGCATTTTATTGCGCGGTTTTTTATGAAATTCTAAGCTTATTTGGCGTTAACCATTTTTGCTCTTGAGATATCACCTTTTTTGTCTAAGAAATAAAGATAACCTTTTTCTTTTTTGATACCTGTTTTTTCAACTTTTTTTGCTTTGCCGCCTTTTTTGCCGCCGCGTGCCATTTGAACTTTAGCAACGTCGCCGTCTTTATCTATAAAATAAAGAAATCCGTCTTCACGGGTAACACCAACTTTTTGAACTTTTTCTGCCATACTGTTTTTCCTCCTGGGAAAGTACTTTAAATGCCTTACGAGAAAAGTTTAATAAATATTACTTGATTTTGCAATAGGCATTTTACTTCGGAAAGAAAAAACAGGCTACGTCAAAGGCATTTGTGCTAAAAAAGCGTATAAATATGATAATATTGCGCTTTTGTAAACGGCGGTTTATTTTTCAAATGTCCAGGAGTTTTCGCCCAAAGTGTTTTCTATATGGTCAATAAGCGCTTTATGAAGCACTATTTTATGCTGTGAACGTACTAGAAATGGGGCCTTGTCTTCGTCGGGGGATTCTATATTAAAATATACTTCCGTAATGCCTTTACCGCGCTCTAAAAGGGTGTTTAAAAGCCTGGAGTTGGTTTCCGAATATCCTTTCGGTATGTCAATGGTTACCTTGGCCGCCGCGCGTGAAATAACGGGAATAATGCTTTCTATATTGGAAACCATTATTTCCGTCCTGGCACTTTCCTCATCCGTTTTAATATCGCCCGTTAAATAGACTATAGCGTTATTTTCAATTTTTTCGGCTATTTCGGCATATACCCTTGAATAAGCGTTTGCCGACATTTGGCCCGTTTCGTCTTCAATAATAAATTGAGCCCAGTCTTCTTTACGTTTATTTTGCCGTTTTTTTACTCTAGTTATAATGCCCAAAATATTAACTGCGCCTTTTATATTGTTTTCGTTAATTTCTTCTATGGTAACGGATTTTATTTTATCCATATGCTTTTTATATTTGGCTAGAGGATGTCCAGAATTATAAAAACCCAAAACTTCTTTTTCCATTTCCAAAAGCTGTTCCTGCTTTAAAGGGCGGGGGGCGGTTTTAGTTTCTTTTTTCTTCACGCTTACAAAAGCGGAAGAATCTTCCCCGAAAAGGCTGCATATTGAGGATTCTTTTTCTTCTTTTATTTTAGCCGTAATTTCAAGCATGTCTTCCATTTCGGCAAGCATTACCGCGCGCGCTGAGTTGGGCGTTTTACCAGGAATAAGAGAGTCTAACGCGCCGGCTTTTATTAAAGATTCTATAGTTTTTTTATTTGAAGCTTTAAGGTCAATGCGTTCTAATAAGTCCTGAAACCCGCAATAAGGCCTGTCGCCTCTGGCTGATACTATGGAAGCGGCGGCTTCGGTGCCTACGTTTTTAACCGCCTCTAAACCGAAGCGTATAATTTCTTTTCCGTTAACTTCTTCTATTGAAAAATTTTCTTTAGAATGGTTTACATCCGGACCCAGGGTCTCAAAACCCATTTTTTTTGCTTCTTCGATGTAAGTTACTATTTTATTTTCTTTATCGTCGGATCCTATGGCATTATGCCCGATTTCGTTTGTAAGCAGCGAACACATAAACTCAATAGGGTAATTGGCTTTTAGATACGCTGTTTGGTAAGAAACAAGCGCGTAAGCGACAGAATGTGATTTGTTAAAACCGTAGCCGGCGAATTTGCTCATTTGTTCAAAAATTTTATCCGCGGTTTTAGGGTTTATTTTTTTGCCCGCACACCCGTTTACAAAGTTAACTCTGGCTTTTTCCATTTCGTCAACTTTCTTTTTACCCATTGCTTTACGCAAACTGTCGGCCTGTCCGGGTGTAAAACCTCCTAATAATTTGGACAGCTCCATAATTTGTTCCTGGTAAACCATAGTGCCGTAAGTTTCTTTTAAAACGGGTTCCATAAGGGGAGTGTCATAGGTAATTTTTTCCTGTCCGGCTTTACGGCGCACAAAACTTTCCAACATGCCCGATTCCATGGGGCCGGGGCGGTACAAAGCCACAAGAGCGGAAATATCACTAAATTCGGAAGGCTTTAACCTTTTAACCAAGTCTCTCATGCCGCCGCTTTCTAATTGGAATATACCAAGCGTTTTGGCAGAGGAAAGAAGCTCATAAGTTTTTTTGTTATCCAAAGGAATATTGTCTATATCAATATCAATACCGCGCATGTTTTTTATAATGTCAACGGCGTTATCTATAATTGTTAAGGTTCTAAGTCCCAAAAAGTCTATTTTTAGAAGGCCAAGGTCGTCCGCTAAAATACCGCCTTCATATTGGGTTGTAATCGCTTCTTTTGAGCCCCTTGCCAGCGGCGCGTATTTGGAAACTTCCTCACGGGTAACCACAATACCCGCGGCGTGTATACCCGCGTGTCTTTTTAAACCCTCAAGTTTTTTGGCGAAATCAAAAAGTTTTGCCGTTTGCGGGTTTGAGGCTATTTCCTGCTTTAATTCTTTTACGGTTTCAATGGCCGAATCAATGGTAGTGCCTAAATCATTAGGAATAAGCTTTGTTATGCGGTTTGACTCGGACACGGGTATATTAAGCACTCTGGCCACGTCTTTTACAGCCATTTTTGCTTTCATTGTGCCAAAGGTTATAATTTGCGCCACGTTAGTTTCGCCGTATTTGTTGCGGACATAGTTTATAACCTGTTCGCGGCCTTCGTCCGAAAAGTCGATATCCAAGTCAGGCATGCTAAGACGGTCGGGGTTTAAAAAACGTTCAAAAAGAAGTCCGTTTTTAATAGGATCAACTTTTGTAATGTTTAAACTGTACGCCACTATAGAGCCGGCGCCGCTGCCGCGCCCCGGCCCTACGGGAATATGGTTTTGCCTTGCGTAATCTATAAAGTCCGCCACAATTAAAAAGTAGCTTGAAAAGCCCATTTTGCCGATAACGCCCAATTCATAATCAAGCCTTTCCTGGTAATTAGGGGGTATAATCCCGCTCATTTTTTTAGCAAGGCCTTCCTGGCATAAATTTTTTATATAAGAATCTGTATCCGAAAAAGAGGGGGGTATATCAAAAACAGGCAAAACGAAGCCGCTTTTAGGCATTACAACATTACATTTTTCTGCCACTTCTAGGGTATTGGAAACAGCCTCGGGTATATAGGAAAAAAGCTCGGCCATTTCCTGGGCGGATTTAAAATAAAGTTCATGGGTGGAGGATTTTAAACGGTTAGGATCATCTAAAGTTTTACCCATAGAAATACACATATGTATGTCGTGGGCCTGCCAGTCTTCCTGCTTTTCATAGTGGCAGTCGTTTGTGGCCACAACGGGTATGCCTGTTGATTTGGACACTTCTATAAGTTTAGGAAGTATAATTTGCTCTTCCTCAATACCGTGGTCCATAAGTTCAATATAATAATTGCCTTTGCCTAAAATGCTTTCATAGGTTTTGGCGTACTCACAGGCCTGCGCAAAAGTGCCGTTAAGCAGTTCTTGGGAAACTTCCCCCTTCAAACAGCCCGAAAGCGCCATAATGCCTTTTGCGTGTTGGGCCAAAATATCCTTATCTATACGGGGATGGTAGTAAAAACCGTCAAGCCACGCTTTGGAAATAAGCGCCATTAAATTTTGGTACCCTTCATAATCTTTGGCTAAAAGAGTAAGGTGGAATGTTTTATCAAGTCCTTTTTCTTTGTTCTTATGGCTGCCGTTAGTTATGTACGCTTCGCAGCCTATTATGGGCTTTATCCCCGCGGCCGCGGCGTTTTTATAAAAATCCATAGCGCCGTACATGTTGCCATGGTCGGTTATAGCCATGGCTTTAAACCCGTCCGCCGCTACTTGTTTTAAAAATTTAGACGGCCCCTTTTCGGACAGCCTTAACATCCCGTCCAATAACGAGTATTCACTATGATTATGCAGATGTACGAATTCCATGATAAAATCCTATAAAAAAAGGGGGTTAAAAGGTATAATGTAAATAAAGCTTATGCATAAACATTATAATAAATTAAAAGAAACTAAGGTCAAAACGGGCGTTATTCACCGCGGAGTGGTGGGTTTTAACAAAGACACGGTTAAACTTATTGACGGCAGCGTAGTAACGCGCGAGTATATGGTTCATCCGGGAGCCAGCGCTGTTTTACCTGTAATAGACGATAAGGTTGTGCTTGTTGAGCAATATCGTTACCCCGTGGGCAGAACCACATGGGAAATACCGGCCGGCAAAATGAAAAAGGGCCAAACCCCGCTTGCCTGCGCCAAAGCCGAGCTTAAAGAAGAAACCGGCTACAGCGGCAAAGTTAAAAAACTTATCTCTTTTCACCCCTGCTGCGCTTTTTCAGACGAAGTTTTGCACATTTTTACAGCTACGGACTTAAAACCGGGCAAAACAAATCCCGATGAGGACGAATTTTTAAATATTAAGCTTTTTCCTTTAAAAACGGCTTATAATATGATAAAAAAGGGCGTTATAAGAGACGCTAAAACTATTATCGCTTTATCTTTATATAAAAATATGGAGTAACCGATGCAGGAATCCAAACAGCTTACCCCTTTAATGAGACAGTATAATGACATTAAAAGTAAAAACACCGACTTAATAGTGTTTTTCCGTTTGGGGGATTTTTACGAAATGTTTGATTCCGACGCGCGCGAAGCAAGCCGTATTTTAGGTATAGCCTTAACACAGAGAGGCGGCGTGCCTATGTGCGGGGTACCCTACCACGCGGCGGCCAATTATATAAGCAAAATTATTAAAGAAGGTAGAAAAGTAGGCATTTGCGAGCAGGTAGGCACGGGGGAAGGAAAAAGCAAACTTTTTGAACGTAAAATAGTGCGTGTTATAACGCCGGGCACTGTTATTGAGGATAATATGCTTCAAAGCAATGTAAGCAATTACCTCGTTTGTGTTTTTACTGATAAAAAAGGCTGGGGAGCCGCCGCTATAGACGTATCCACGGGTGAGTTTTGGGTAACCGAACAGGCGGACGATATTTCTTTAAACGGACTTTCCTGCATGCTGGCTGCTTTAAATCCTGCGGAAATACTTTTAGACAAAATTACTTTAGACAGAGTAAAATCATCAATGATGATACCGGGCAGCGTAGCCACAACGATAGTGCCCAGGGAAGAATCTTCCCAAATCCCTTCCAACTGGCCTTCGCAAAGCGTATGGGCAGGCAAAAAAACAGCCTTAACATGCGCTCTTACGGCAATAAAATACATTAATGTTAACGAGCCGGGTTTTAAAGATTTGCTTATTCCTTTTTACAAAGAAATTTCTGATTATCTTGCGCTTGATGAAAACGCCGTACGTACGCTTGAACTTGTAAGCCAAAACGGCGCGCGCAAAGGCAGTCTTTGGCATTTATTGGATTTTACTGTAACTCCTATGGGTGGCAGAACGCTTAAAAATTGGATTTTAAACCCGCTGTTAAACCTTGCAGATATTGAAAAAAGGCAAAATTGCGTAAGCAATTTTTATGACAACCCTTTGGCCTATGAGGAACTTAAAGTTATTCTAGCCGATATCAGTGACATTGAACGCATTATGAGCAGGGTAGGCACAGGTAACGCGGGGCCCAGGGATTTGGCGGGGCTTGCGCGTTCTCTTGCGGTGCACGGGGCTTTAAAAAACTGGTTTGACAAATACGGGGCTGTGGTTCCTTATTTAAAAGAAAACATTTTATCTAAAATCACGGTTATTGAAGATTTAGCTAACCTTTTAAACTCCGCTATAGAACCTAACCCGCCCATTAAAATATCCGACGGCGGTATAATAAAACAAGGTTTTAATGCGGAGCTTGACGATTTAAGAAACACAAAAAACAACAGCAGCAAAACCCTCGCCGAACTTTGCGAGCGTGAAAAAGCGAAAACCGGCATAAGCACTTTAAAAGTGGGGTTTAACTCGGTATTCGGTTATTATATTGAAGTAAGTAAAGGCCAGTCCGGCAAAGTGCCTTTCAGTTATACCAGAAAACAAACTTTAACCAACGCCGAACGTTTTATTACCGAAGAACTTAAAGAAATTGAAGATAAAATTTTACACGCGGAAGAAAAGATTTTGCGTTTGGAAACAAGCCTTTTTGACAGCGTGCGTAAACATTTGGCCGAACATATCGGCGTTATGCGCTCGTTTGCAAAAGCGATAGCTGAGTTAGA from Elusimicrobium minutum Pei191 harbors:
- the dnaE gene encoding DNA polymerase III subunit alpha; amino-acid sequence: MEFVHLHNHSEYSLLDGMLRLSEKGPSKFLKQVAADGFKAMAITDHGNMYGAMDFYKNAAAAGIKPIIGCEAYITNGSHKNKEKGLDKTFHLTLLAKDYEGYQNLMALISKAWLDGFYYHPRIDKDILAQHAKGIMALSGCLKGEVSQELLNGTFAQACEYAKTYESILGKGNYYIELMDHGIEEEQIILPKLIEVSKSTGIPVVATNDCHYEKQEDWQAHDIHMCISMGKTLDDPNRLKSSTHELYFKSAQEMAELFSYIPEAVSNTLEVAEKCNVVMPKSGFVLPVFDIPPSFSDTDSYIKNLCQEGLAKKMSGIIPPNYQERLDYELGVIGKMGFSSYFLIVADFIDYARQNHIPVGPGRGSGAGSIVAYSLNITKVDPIKNGLLFERFLNPDRLSMPDLDIDFSDEGREQVINYVRNKYGETNVAQIITFGTMKAKMAVKDVARVLNIPVSESNRITKLIPNDLGTTIDSAIETVKELKQEIASNPQTAKLFDFAKKLEGLKRHAGIHAAGIVVTREEVSKYAPLARGSKEAITTQYEGGILADDLGLLKIDFLGLRTLTIIDNAVDIIKNMRGIDIDIDNIPLDNKKTYELLSSAKTLGIFQLESGGMRDLVKRLKPSEFSDISALVALYRPGPMESGMLESFVRRKAGQEKITYDTPLMEPVLKETYGTMVYQEQIMELSKLLGGFTPGQADSLRKAMGKKKVDEMEKARVNFVNGCAGKKINPKTADKIFEQMSKFAGYGFNKSHSVAYALVSYQTAYLKANYPIEFMCSLLTNEIGHNAIGSDDKENKIVTYIEEAKKMGFETLGPDVNHSKENFSIEEVNGKEIIRFGLEAVKNVGTEAAASIVSARGDRPYCGFQDLLERIDLKASNKKTIESLIKAGALDSLIPGKTPNSARAVMLAEMEDMLEITAKIKEEKESSICSLFGEDSSAFVSVKKKETKTAPRPLKQEQLLEMEKEVLGFYNSGHPLAKYKKHMDKIKSVTIEEINENNIKGAVNILGIITRVKKRQNKRKEDWAQFIIEDETGQMSANAYSRVYAEIAEKIENNAIVYLTGDIKTDEESARTEIMVSNIESIIPVISRAAAKVTIDIPKGYSETNSRLLNTLLERGKGITEVYFNIESPDEDKAPFLVRSQHKIVLHKALIDHIENTLGENSWTFEK
- the rlmD gene encoding 23S rRNA (uracil(1939)-C(5))-methyltransferase RlmD, whose amino-acid sequence is MTKICKHFNFCGGCQNMDVAYERQVNLKCGEVKGLLRPFWDKEIFVYESPSKEFYRNKIEVGFCNQVVWERPFDKKFKRDKTKPLEFEQALGFKVKGCWDRAVDIQDCIIFEPYLINLLNAVRAWAKEQNIAYYDQRKHTGVLRNIMLRCGKNTGDQMVVLIAANDSFNTDGFVKAVESVLPKANILLAVNDGLADVAKTQNAKVLKGQSAIKETIKLSDTEPVFTLSAQSFFQTNTFAAQLMYQRVRDIIKKISPKIIYDFYGGAGSFSLTCADLVEKSFCIESVPEAVADGAENAKLNKIENVSFVCDKVEDYVKKNKLSTRDSLIILDPPRGGMHPAAEQAVAGSGVPYIVYISCNPVTLARDLEAITKNYNIKNIEAFDFFPNTKHIETLVELELK
- a CDS encoding NUDIX domain-containing protein; its protein translation is MHKHYNKLKETKVKTGVIHRGVVGFNKDTVKLIDGSVVTREYMVHPGASAVLPVIDDKVVLVEQYRYPVGRTTWEIPAGKMKKGQTPLACAKAELKEETGYSGKVKKLISFHPCCAFSDEVLHIFTATDLKPGKTNPDEDEFLNIKLFPLKTAYNMIKKGVIRDAKTIIALSLYKNME
- the mutS gene encoding DNA mismatch repair protein MutS, with product MQESKQLTPLMRQYNDIKSKNTDLIVFFRLGDFYEMFDSDAREASRILGIALTQRGGVPMCGVPYHAAANYISKIIKEGRKVGICEQVGTGEGKSKLFERKIVRVITPGTVIEDNMLQSNVSNYLVCVFTDKKGWGAAAIDVSTGEFWVTEQADDISLNGLSCMLAALNPAEILLDKITLDRVKSSMMIPGSVATTIVPREESSQIPSNWPSQSVWAGKKTALTCALTAIKYINVNEPGFKDLLIPFYKEISDYLALDENAVRTLELVSQNGARKGSLWHLLDFTVTPMGGRTLKNWILNPLLNLADIEKRQNCVSNFYDNPLAYEELKVILADISDIERIMSRVGTGNAGPRDLAGLARSLAVHGALKNWFDKYGAVVPYLKENILSKITVIEDLANLLNSAIEPNPPIKISDGGIIKQGFNAELDDLRNTKNNSSKTLAELCEREKAKTGISTLKVGFNSVFGYYIEVSKGQSGKVPFSYTRKQTLTNAERFITEELKEIEDKILHAEEKILRLETSLFDSVRKHLAEHIGVMRSFAKAIAELDVYSNLAHCAKVYKFTKPVIDESNILKAADLRHPVVEACLPLGSFVPNDIDLGGETQISVITGPNMGGKSVYLKQAAVLVILAQMGSFVPAASAHVGIVDKIMTRIGAQDAIAMGQSTFMVEMKETSHILASCTPKSLILLDEVGRGTSTFDGISIAWAITEFLYKPHGGGAKVLFATHYFELTDLENKYKGIKNFHAEVQEYKDADGQSKIAFLYKIKEGAGDKSYGIHVGELAGLPATVIVRAKKVIKDLEAKKGTSVSKKEDDIVGDLFSSPIVEEIKLVNTDAVTPMQALQMILEWKKRINS
- a CDS encoding ATP-dependent helicase, with protein sequence MSIDYLLQSLNPMQQEAVLHQNGPCLIIAGAGTGKTKTLTTRIAALIENGVNPNRILAVTFTNKAAAQMRERVEALAPGQSGRVWIHTFHSFGVRLLRQNAHLLKLTKDFAIYDESEQKKIITLVLQEMGQKDAKKEINQYISLISRAKDDMIDPESFAISALASNIDFKIRAAEVYKRYQNKLNAAGALDFGDLLVKTAELLKNNEDVREYYQNIFQHILVDEYQDTNHTQYIITRTLAYKHRNLCVVGDPDQSIYSWRGANIRNILEFEKDFPDAKIITLEQNYRSTQIILDSSNKLIKKNKKRKDKSLYSNKTSGEPIEVRELLTEGEEARWTAQNIANLIEDGASLNDIAVFYRTNAQSRNFEDNFRKYQLPYRLIGAVRFYDRREIKDILGYARVLVNPLDTVSLLRILNTPKRGIGKTAEEKFLEYANLHNISLYQALQRSAFVEGLTPTARRAAQEFINLMDTLRLELKVTSPTDIVNKILTLSGYWKAVEDEVEKDLEAGARLDNLQELVNAVKEYEERMARTEREASLSDFVQEISLITGADEKQDSSAGAVTLMTVHLAKGLEFPVVFVSGLEEGLFPLSSKDDDDLEEERRLCYVAMTRAKDRLFMTYTSTRRIFGKMYTNLPSRFLFESGLITEEQEGPLNRQSTVMPNYGGYKTKYGSKYGETQNRPSFKPFFAAPKKQKKYDEHGYEIEEQEGDYGAPIGCAPLGIAGENEAPAVHVSAQGPRTGQRVRHGVFGDGKVIVIAGSGEAAKITVMFANGVKRTFMLKYAPLQLL
- a CDS encoding type IV pilin protein is translated as MRKGFTLIELLVVVLIIGILAAIALPQYQKAVMKSRYTQLFIMVKAVTDAEERYYLAEGSYTNDVNNLDIELPSNANYSYYFDIRGDGHAALVMTSKDGALQYVSYFAKSTARPSIKECRALSTNEKAISVCKSLTGKNTPDGAGGTGYPSFIF